The proteins below come from a single Paracoccus sp. SCSIO 75233 genomic window:
- the metG gene encoding methionine--tRNA ligase, translating to MARHLITSALPYINGIKHLGNLVGSQLPADLYARYLRGRGHEVMFICATDEHGTPAELAAAKTGEPVAEYCKRMHAEQSALAEGFGLSFDHYGRSSSPQNHRLTQHFAGRLDEAGLIREVSEKQVYSIDDGRFLPDRYIEGTCPNCGYEKARGDQCENCTKQLDPTDLIDPRSAISGSTNLEVRETKHLFLRQSAMRDQIAEWIDSKADWPVLTTSIAKKWLFDGDGLQDRGITRDLDWGVPVQKGDQPWPGMEGKVFYVWFDAPIEYIGATAEWADAKGGDWERWWRTDKGAEDVTYTQFMGKDNVPFHTLGFPATIMGSGEPWKLVDYIKSFNYLTYDGGQFSTSQGRGVFMDDALELLPADYWRWWLLSHAPESGDSEFTWENFQQSVNKDLADVLGNFVSRITKFCRSKFGEQVPEGGEWGTAERDLIAALTRRIRAYAEQMDRMEVRKSAAELRAIWVLGNEYLQSAAPWATFKEDPEQAAMQVRLGLNLIGLYAVLSTPFIPFAAAKLREAMNGPAEWPDDVEAALGALQPGHEFAVPDNLFAKIADEQRDEWQARFQGTRS from the coding sequence ATGGCACGCCACCTCATCACATCTGCCCTGCCCTATATCAACGGCATCAAGCATCTGGGAAATCTGGTCGGAAGCCAGCTTCCGGCCGATCTCTATGCGCGTTACCTGCGCGGTCGCGGGCATGAGGTGATGTTCATCTGCGCGACCGATGAACATGGCACGCCCGCGGAACTCGCCGCCGCGAAAACCGGGGAGCCGGTGGCGGAGTATTGCAAGCGGATGCATGCGGAGCAATCCGCGCTGGCCGAGGGGTTCGGGCTGAGTTTCGATCATTATGGCCGGTCCTCCAGCCCGCAAAACCATCGCCTGACCCAGCATTTCGCGGGACGGCTGGACGAGGCCGGACTGATCCGCGAGGTCAGCGAGAAACAGGTGTATTCCATCGACGACGGTCGTTTCCTGCCGGACCGTTATATCGAAGGCACCTGCCCGAATTGCGGCTACGAAAAGGCACGCGGCGATCAATGCGAGAACTGCACCAAGCAGCTCGACCCGACCGATCTGATCGATCCACGCAGCGCAATCAGCGGCTCCACCAATCTGGAGGTGCGCGAGACCAAACATCTGTTCCTGCGTCAGTCCGCCATGCGCGATCAGATTGCGGAATGGATCGACAGCAAGGCCGACTGGCCGGTGCTGACCACCTCTATCGCAAAGAAATGGCTGTTTGACGGCGACGGGTTGCAGGACCGGGGCATCACCCGCGATCTCGACTGGGGCGTGCCGGTGCAGAAGGGCGATCAGCCCTGGCCGGGGATGGAGGGCAAGGTCTTCTATGTCTGGTTCGACGCGCCCATCGAATATATTGGCGCGACGGCGGAATGGGCCGATGCGAAAGGCGGCGATTGGGAACGCTGGTGGCGAACGGACAAAGGCGCGGAGGACGTGACCTATACCCAATTCATGGGCAAGGATAACGTGCCGTTCCACACGCTCGGCTTCCCGGCCACCATCATGGGTTCCGGCGAGCCGTGGAAGCTGGTCGATTACATCAAGTCGTTCAACTACCTGACCTATGACGGCGGCCAGTTCAGCACCTCGCAGGGGCGCGGCGTGTTCATGGATGATGCGCTTGAGCTGCTGCCCGCCGATTACTGGCGCTGGTGGCTGCTGTCCCACGCACCCGAAAGCGGCGACAGCGAGTTCACATGGGAGAACTTCCAGCAATCGGTGAATAAGGATCTGGCCGATGTGCTGGGCAATTTCGTCAGCCGCATCACCAAATTCTGCCGCTCGAAATTCGGCGAGCAGGTGCCGGAGGGCGGCGAATGGGGTACGGCAGAGCGTGACCTGATCGCAGCCCTGACCCGCCGTATCCGCGCTTACGCCGAGCAGATGGACCGGATGGAAGTCCGCAAATCCGCCGCCGAACTTCGCGCGATCTGGGTTCTCGGCAATGAATATCTGCAATCCGCCGCACCTTGGGCCACCTTCAAGGAGGACCCGGAGCAGGCGGCGATGCAAGTGCGGCTCGGCCTCAATCTGATCGGGCTATATGCGGTGCTGTCCACCCCGTTCATTCCCTTTGCCGCCGCCAAGCTGCGGGAGGCCATGAACGGCCCGGCGGAATGGCCGGATGATGTCGAGGCGGCGCTTGGCGCCCTTCAGCCCGGACATGAATTCGCCGTGCCCGACAACCTGTTTGCCAAGATCGCTGACGAGCAGCGCGACGAATGGCAGGCGCGGTTTCAGGGCACGCGAAGCTGA
- the metH gene encoding methionine synthase codes for MAELPLSPVFEQLRSIAKERILILDGAMGTQIQRLGLSEDDFTGHGAGCACHIHSNHPQKGNNDLLNLTRPDAIEEIHYLYAMAGADIVETNTFSSTTIAQADYALQDRVKDLNAEGARLARKAMDRATAEDGRPRFVAGALGPTNRTASISPDVNNPGYRAVTFDQLAEAYAEQIRALIEGGADLILIETIFDTLNAKAAIFACEQVFAENNLRLPVMISGTITDLSGRTLSGQTPTAFWHSIRHAQPLTVGLNCALGAEAMRPHLAEISDAADTLVCAYPNAGLPNEMGEYDETPEQMAAQVAEFAREGLVNVVGGCCGSTYDHIRAIAEAVEGLPPREIPEKEPLLRLSGLEPFIKTDDIPFVNVGERTNVTGSARFRKLITNGDYATALDVARDQVENGAQIIDVNMDEGLIDSEKAMVDYLNLIASEPDIARVPIMVDSSKWEVIEAGLKCIQGKPVVNSISLKEGEEQFLHHARLCRAYGAAVIVMAFDETGQADTENRKVEICTRAYELLTQEIGFPPEDIIFDPNIFAVATGIEEHDNYGVDFINATRRITQTLPHVHISGGVSNLSFSFRGNEPVREAMHAVFLYHAIQAGMDMGIVNAGQLAVYDQIDDELREACEDVVQNRRPDATERMLEIAEKYRGEGGGKAREKDLSWRELPVEKRLEHALVNGITEYIDADTEEARLNAARPLHVIEGPLMAGMNVVGDLFGAGKMFLPQVVKSARVMKQAVAHLLPYMEAEKAESGEESSNGKILMATVKGDVHDIGKNIVGVVLACNNYEIIDLGVMVPATKILETAKAEKVDVIGLSGLITPSLDEMVHVAAEMEREGFDLPLLIGGATTSRVHTAVKINPRYHKGQAIYVTDASRAVGVVSQLLSDQRAEYTATINTEYKEVAEKYNRGDKNKKRTSIVDARANPVPVDFANWQATAPKFFGPRVIEDFDLAEIATYIDWTPFFQTWEMRGVYPRILDDEKQGEAARALFADAQAMLKQIIAEDWFKPRAVIGFWPANRVGDDIRLFTDEDRKAELATFFTLRQQVSKREGRPNAALADFVAPEGQPDYVGGFVVTSGPQDHEIAAAFKEKGDDYSAIMVQALSDRFAEALAELMHTRVRRDYWGYAPDENLSNEDLIAEGYDGIRPAPGYPAQPDHTEKITLFNLLNATEATGVELTESMAMWPGSSVSGLYIGHPDAYYFGVAKVEADQVEDYAMRKGMEQRVVERWLAPVLNYVPDK; via the coding sequence GTGGCCGAGCTTCCCCTCTCCCCCGTATTTGAACAACTTCGCAGCATTGCAAAAGAGCGCATTCTTATTCTCGATGGCGCAATGGGCACGCAGATCCAGCGGCTTGGTTTGTCCGAGGACGACTTCACCGGCCACGGCGCGGGTTGTGCCTGCCATATCCATTCTAACCATCCGCAAAAGGGCAATAACGACCTTCTGAACCTGACCCGTCCCGATGCCATCGAGGAGATTCACTACCTTTATGCGATGGCGGGTGCCGATATCGTGGAGACGAACACGTTTTCCTCGACCACGATCGCGCAGGCGGATTATGCGCTGCAGGACCGGGTGAAGGATCTGAATGCCGAAGGGGCGAGACTGGCCCGCAAGGCGATGGATCGCGCCACGGCTGAGGACGGGCGGCCGCGCTTCGTGGCCGGTGCTCTCGGGCCGACGAACCGGACCGCTTCGATCAGCCCGGATGTGAACAACCCTGGCTATCGCGCCGTGACCTTCGACCAGCTGGCCGAGGCTTATGCCGAACAGATCCGAGCGCTGATCGAAGGCGGCGCCGATCTGATCCTGATCGAGACGATTTTCGACACGCTCAACGCCAAGGCCGCGATCTTTGCTTGTGAGCAGGTCTTTGCGGAAAACAATCTGCGCCTGCCGGTCATGATCTCGGGCACGATCACCGATCTGTCGGGCCGGACGCTCTCGGGGCAGACGCCGACCGCGTTCTGGCACTCGATCCGCCATGCGCAGCCGCTGACCGTCGGGCTGAACTGCGCGCTCGGGGCGGAGGCGATGCGGCCGCATCTGGCGGAAATCTCGGACGCGGCGGACACGCTGGTCTGCGCATACCCCAATGCCGGCCTGCCGAACGAGATGGGCGAATATGATGAGACGCCCGAACAGATGGCCGCCCAGGTGGCCGAGTTCGCGCGTGAGGGGCTGGTGAACGTGGTTGGCGGCTGCTGCGGCTCGACCTATGATCATATCCGGGCCATTGCCGAGGCCGTTGAGGGCCTGCCCCCGCGTGAAATCCCCGAGAAAGAACCGCTGCTGCGCCTGTCGGGGCTGGAGCCGTTCATCAAGACCGACGATATTCCCTTTGTGAATGTGGGTGAGCGGACGAATGTCACCGGCTCGGCCCGGTTCCGCAAGCTGATTACCAATGGCGATTACGCAACCGCGCTGGATGTGGCGCGCGATCAGGTGGAAAACGGCGCCCAGATCATCGATGTGAACATGGATGAGGGGCTGATCGACAGCGAAAAGGCAATGGTCGATTACCTGAACCTGATCGCCTCCGAACCCGATATCGCCCGCGTGCCGATCATGGTGGATTCGTCCAAATGGGAGGTGATCGAGGCCGGGCTGAAATGCATTCAGGGCAAGCCCGTGGTGAATTCGATCAGCCTCAAGGAGGGTGAGGAACAGTTCCTGCACCACGCCCGTCTTTGCCGCGCTTACGGGGCGGCGGTGATCGTCATGGCCTTCGACGAGACCGGGCAGGCCGATACCGAAAACCGCAAGGTCGAGATCTGCACCCGCGCCTATGAGCTTCTAACGCAGGAAATCGGCTTCCCGCCAGAGGATATCATCTTCGACCCGAATATATTCGCCGTCGCCACGGGGATCGAGGAACACGATAATTACGGCGTCGATTTCATCAACGCCACGCGCCGCATCACCCAGACGCTGCCGCATGTGCATATCTCGGGCGGGGTCTCGAACCTGTCCTTCAGCTTCCGCGGCAACGAACCGGTGCGAGAGGCGATGCATGCGGTCTTCCTCTATCACGCCATTCAGGCCGGGATGGATATGGGCATCGTCAATGCCGGGCAGCTGGCCGTCTATGACCAGATCGATGACGAGTTGCGCGAGGCTTGTGAGGACGTGGTCCAGAACCGCCGTCCTGATGCGACGGAGCGGATGCTGGAAATCGCCGAGAAATATCGCGGCGAGGGCGGCGGCAAGGCCCGCGAGAAGGATCTGTCCTGGCGCGAATTGCCGGTTGAGAAGCGGCTGGAACATGCGCTTGTGAACGGGATCACCGAATATATCGACGCCGACACCGAAGAGGCGCGGCTGAACGCCGCCCGTCCGCTGCATGTCATCGAAGGCCCGCTGATGGCCGGGATGAACGTTGTGGGCGACCTGTTCGGCGCGGGCAAGATGTTTCTGCCGCAGGTGGTGAAATCCGCCCGCGTCATGAAACAGGCCGTGGCCCATCTGCTGCCCTATATGGAGGCCGAAAAGGCCGAGTCGGGCGAGGAAAGCAGCAACGGCAAAATCCTCATGGCGACGGTGAAGGGTGACGTGCACGATATCGGCAAGAATATCGTCGGCGTCGTGCTGGCCTGCAACAATTACGAGATCATCGACCTTGGCGTCATGGTTCCGGCGACGAAAATCCTGGAAACGGCCAAGGCGGAAAAGGTCGACGTGATCGGTCTGTCCGGGCTGATTACGCCCTCGCTTGACGAGATGGTCCATGTTGCTGCGGAGATGGAGCGGGAGGGTTTCGACCTGCCGCTGCTGATCGGCGGCGCGACCACCAGCCGGGTGCATACCGCGGTCAAGATCAATCCGCGCTATCACAAGGGGCAGGCGATCTATGTCACCGATGCCAGCCGGGCGGTCGGCGTGGTGTCACAGCTTCTGTCGGATCAGCGGGCGGAGTACACGGCGACAATCAACACGGAATACAAAGAGGTCGCCGAGAAATATAATCGCGGCGACAAGAACAAGAAACGGACCTCCATTGTGGATGCCCGCGCGAACCCGGTGCCGGTCGATTTCGCAAACTGGCAGGCGACGGCACCGAAATTCTTCGGCCCCCGCGTGATCGAGGATTTCGATCTGGCCGAGATCGCCACCTATATCGACTGGACGCCCTTCTTCCAGACATGGGAAATGCGCGGCGTCTATCCCCGCATTCTGGATGACGAAAAACAGGGGGAGGCGGCGCGGGCGCTGTTCGCCGATGCGCAGGCGATGCTGAAGCAGATCATAGCGGAGGACTGGTTCAAGCCGCGCGCCGTGATCGGCTTCTGGCCCGCGAACCGTGTGGGTGACGATATTCGCCTGTTCACCGATGAAGACCGCAAGGCAGAACTGGCCACGTTCTTTACGCTGCGTCAGCAGGTCTCGAAACGCGAGGGCAGGCCGAATGCCGCCTTGGCAGATTTCGTCGCGCCCGAGGGGCAGCCGGATTATGTCGGCGGGTTTGTCGTCACCTCCGGCCCGCAGGATCACGAGATTGCCGCGGCCTTCAAGGAGAAGGGCGACGATTATTCCGCGATCATGGTGCAGGCGCTCTCCGACCGTTTTGCAGAGGCGCTGGCAGAATTAATGCATACGCGCGTCCGTCGGGATTACTGGGGCTATGCACCTGATGAAAACCTTTCCAATGAGGATCTCATCGCGGAAGGTTATGACGGGATCCGCCCCGCACCGGGATATCCGGCGCAACCCGATCACACCGAAAAAATCACGCTTTTCAATCTTCTGAACGCGACGGAGGCAACCGGGGTGGAGCTTACGGAGTCAATGGCGATGTGGCCGGGGTCGTCGGTATCCGGCCTCTATATCGGGCATCCGGACGCCTATTATTTCGGCGTCGCAAAAGTCGAGGCCGATCAGGTTGAGGATT